A part of Sinorhizobium chiapasense genomic DNA contains:
- the nuoN gene encoding NADH-quinone oxidoreductase subunit NuoN encodes MTAETLFASLQLSVPELILAAGAMVLLMIGVFSSERSATPTVTGLAVALLIIAGLWLVLKTGEGEAYGGAFLSDPFARFMKVLALIGSITAMVMTVGHARSAQIDRFEFPVLLVLATLGMLLMISANDLISLYLSLELQSLALYVVAAINRDSVRSTEAGLKYFVLGALSSGMLLYGMSLVYGFTGHTGFDEIAAALTAEGRSLGLVFGLVFILAGLAFKISAVPFHMWTPDVYEGAPTPVTAFFAAAPKVAAMSILVRIVINAFEPVVADWQQIVVFISIASMLLGAFAAIGQRNIKRLMAYSSIGHMGYALVGLAAGSMAGVRGVILYMLIYMIMTLGTFACILAMRRKEGEYVENIDDLAGLSQTNPFMASVLTVLMFSLAGIPPLAGFFAKYFVFVAAIEAHLYALAIIGVLASVVGAYYYLRVIKVMWFDEATGEFARTAGELRLVFGLSGLFVIGYVLIGGPLGSAAEAAARTFF; translated from the coding sequence ATGACTGCTGAAACCCTCTTCGCAAGCCTGCAACTCTCGGTTCCCGAGCTGATCCTCGCGGCCGGCGCCATGGTGCTGTTGATGATTGGCGTCTTTTCGAGCGAAAGGTCGGCCACGCCAACGGTAACGGGACTTGCCGTCGCACTGCTGATCATCGCCGGGCTGTGGCTCGTCCTGAAGACGGGCGAGGGTGAGGCCTATGGCGGCGCCTTCCTTTCCGATCCATTCGCCAGGTTCATGAAGGTCCTGGCGCTAATCGGCTCGATTACGGCGATGGTGATGACGGTCGGGCATGCCCGTTCGGCGCAGATCGATCGCTTCGAGTTTCCGGTACTGTTGGTGCTCGCGACCCTCGGCATGCTGCTGATGATCTCCGCCAACGACCTGATCTCGCTCTACCTGTCGCTGGAACTGCAGTCGCTGGCGCTCTACGTCGTGGCGGCGATCAATCGTGACAGCGTCCGTTCGACCGAAGCCGGGTTGAAATACTTCGTTCTCGGCGCTCTGTCGTCGGGCATGCTGCTTTACGGCATGTCGCTCGTCTACGGCTTCACCGGCCATACCGGCTTCGACGAGATCGCCGCGGCACTGACGGCGGAAGGCCGTTCGCTGGGCCTCGTTTTCGGCCTGGTCTTCATCCTCGCGGGCCTTGCCTTCAAGATTTCCGCAGTTCCTTTCCACATGTGGACGCCGGACGTCTATGAGGGTGCACCGACCCCGGTTACCGCCTTCTTCGCAGCCGCGCCGAAGGTGGCTGCGATGTCGATCCTCGTCCGCATCGTCATCAACGCCTTCGAACCGGTGGTGGCGGACTGGCAGCAGATCGTCGTCTTCATCTCGATTGCTTCCATGCTGCTCGGTGCCTTCGCGGCAATCGGCCAGAGGAACATCAAGCGGCTGATGGCCTATTCCTCGATCGGTCACATGGGCTATGCCCTGGTCGGCCTTGCGGCCGGCTCGATGGCCGGGGTGCGTGGTGTGATCCTCTATATGCTGATCTACATGATCATGACGCTCGGCACCTTCGCCTGCATTCTGGCCATGCGCCGCAAGGAAGGCGAGTACGTCGAGAATATCGATGACCTCGCCGGCCTCTCGCAGACCAATCCGTTTATGGCGTCGGTTCTCACGGTCCTGATGTTCTCGCTGGCAGGTATCCCGCCGCTTGCAGGTTTCTTCGCGAAGTATTTCGTGTTCGTCGCCGCAATCGAGGCGCATCTCTACGCACTCGCGATCATCGGCGTACTCGCGTCTGTCGTCGGTGCCTATTATTACCTGCGCGTCATCAAGGTGATGTGGTTCGATGAAGCCACGGGTGAGTTCGCGCGCACCGCCGGCGAGCTGCGTCTTGTCTTCGGCCTCTCCGGTCTGTTCGTTATCGGATACGTGCTGATCGGCGGACCGCTTGGAAGCGCCGCGGAAGCTGCGGCCCGGACCTTCTTTTGA
- a CDS encoding biotin--[acetyl-CoA-carboxylase] ligase, which yields MTGRKGGGRISPDDFRHVALAETVSTNSECLAKAREGDAGNLWITAGRQTGGRGRRGRAWVSEPGNLYASLLLIDPAPIARLHSLPLAVAVAAHRAIRTVMPPAAAPVEIKWPNDILVDGKKVCGILLEGEELADGRRALVVGFGVNVGVAPEGALYPATSLRREGSSASAEELFAHLFLAVAEMLSLWDRSAGIAKIIELWRSAARGIGETITVNLPDRSISGRFAGIDQDGRLLLDTGAGTQQAIAAGDVFFG from the coding sequence TTGACCGGCCGGAAAGGCGGCGGCCGGATTTCGCCTGACGACTTCCGGCACGTCGCGCTCGCCGAGACCGTCTCGACCAACAGTGAGTGCCTGGCGAAGGCGCGCGAAGGTGATGCGGGCAATCTCTGGATCACTGCCGGGCGCCAGACCGGAGGCCGCGGCCGTCGAGGCCGCGCATGGGTTTCCGAACCCGGCAATCTCTACGCATCGCTGCTTCTCATCGATCCGGCGCCGATCGCGCGCTTGCATTCCCTGCCTCTTGCCGTCGCGGTGGCAGCGCATCGGGCGATCCGGACTGTGATGCCGCCGGCCGCAGCGCCGGTTGAGATCAAGTGGCCGAACGACATCCTCGTCGATGGCAAGAAGGTATGCGGCATTCTTCTCGAAGGAGAAGAGCTTGCTGATGGCCGCCGGGCACTGGTCGTCGGCTTCGGAGTGAATGTCGGTGTCGCGCCGGAGGGGGCGCTCTATCCAGCGACGTCTCTTCGTCGTGAAGGGTCGTCGGCGTCGGCAGAAGAGCTGTTTGCACACCTTTTTCTCGCCGTGGCCGAGATGCTCTCGCTCTGGGATCGCAGCGCGGGCATCGCCAAGATCATTGAGCTTTGGCGTTCGGCGGCGCGCGGGATCGGCGAGACGATCACCGTCAACCTGCCGGATCGGTCGATTTCGGGCCGCTTTGCCGGTATTGATCAGGACGGCCGATTGTTGCTCGACACGGGCGCCGGCACACAGCAGGCGATTGCCGCCGGTGATGTATTTTTTGGATGA
- a CDS encoding ribonuclease J, producing MAQEEELVFLPLGGVGEIGMNLGLYGYGRPGNRQWIMVDCGVTFPGPELPGVELVLPDIAFLAEERRNLKAIIITHAHEDHYGALNDLWPGLNVPVYASPFTAGMLEAKRDFEKSRGEIPITIFKQGDRINIGPFSIEAVGVNHSIPEPMSLVIRTPLGTVVHTGDWKIDLEPSLGPITDEARFRQIGEEGVLALVCDSTNALRDGVSPSERQVSESLAKIIADAEGRVGITTFSSNVGRIRSVAEAAEAAGREVLLLGSSMKRVVDVARDLGLMEGLKPFLAEDEFGYIPRDKVVVILTGSQGEPRAALAKIARDEMRNVAFSAGDTIVFSSRTIPGNEKAINDIKNGLIEQGIHIITDSEALVHVSGHPRRNELQQMYQWVKPQIVVPVHGEAAHLTAHAELALHSGIASVPRLRNGEILRLAPGPAEVIDEAPHGRIYKDGTLIGDFDEMGIGERRKLSFAGHVSVNVVLDNRYDFLGDPVVVPIGLPEFDDEGEDMGDTLYDAVLGAVESIPRAKRKDLAMLQEAVRRAVRSTANQVWGKKPLVTVFVTKV from the coding sequence ATGGCGCAGGAAGAAGAACTGGTGTTCTTGCCGCTCGGCGGCGTCGGCGAAATCGGCATGAACCTTGGCCTTTATGGCTACGGCCGGCCGGGCAACCGCCAGTGGATCATGGTCGATTGCGGCGTGACTTTTCCCGGCCCGGAACTGCCTGGCGTCGAACTGGTCTTGCCGGATATCGCCTTCCTCGCCGAGGAGCGCCGCAATCTGAAGGCGATCATCATCACGCATGCGCATGAGGACCACTACGGTGCGCTGAACGACCTTTGGCCGGGTCTCAACGTTCCGGTCTATGCCTCGCCCTTTACAGCCGGCATGCTTGAGGCGAAGCGCGATTTCGAAAAGAGCCGTGGCGAAATTCCGATCACGATCTTCAAGCAGGGAGACCGGATCAATATCGGCCCCTTCAGCATCGAGGCGGTCGGGGTCAACCATTCGATCCCCGAGCCGATGTCGCTCGTTATCCGGACGCCGCTCGGCACCGTTGTGCACACCGGCGACTGGAAGATCGATCTCGAGCCGTCGCTCGGTCCGATCACGGATGAGGCGCGTTTCCGCCAGATCGGCGAGGAAGGCGTGTTGGCGCTCGTCTGCGACTCCACCAATGCGCTTCGCGACGGCGTTTCGCCCTCCGAACGGCAGGTTTCCGAAAGTCTCGCCAAGATCATCGCCGATGCCGAGGGTCGTGTTGGCATCACCACGTTCTCCTCCAACGTCGGCCGCATTCGCTCGGTCGCCGAAGCGGCGGAGGCAGCGGGCAGGGAGGTGCTGCTGCTCGGCAGTTCCATGAAACGCGTCGTCGACGTGGCGAGGGACCTTGGCCTGATGGAAGGGCTGAAGCCGTTCCTGGCGGAGGACGAGTTCGGCTATATTCCACGCGACAAGGTCGTCGTGATCCTGACCGGCAGCCAAGGAGAGCCGCGGGCAGCGCTCGCCAAGATCGCCCGGGATGAGATGCGCAATGTGGCATTTTCCGCCGGTGACACGATCGTCTTCTCTTCACGAACCATTCCGGGCAACGAGAAGGCGATCAACGATATCAAGAATGGTCTGATCGAGCAGGGCATTCACATCATCACCGACAGCGAGGCGCTGGTGCATGTTTCCGGCCACCCGCGGCGCAATGAGCTGCAGCAGATGTACCAGTGGGTCAAGCCCCAGATCGTGGTGCCCGTCCACGGCGAGGCAGCCCACCTGACGGCACATGCCGAACTGGCGCTGCATTCCGGGATCGCCAGCGTACCGCGGCTGCGCAACGGTGAAATCCTGCGCCTGGCGCCCGGCCCTGCGGAAGTGATCGACGAGGCGCCGCACGGTCGCATCTACAAGGACGGAACGCTGATCGGCGACTTCGATGAGATGGGCATCGGCGAGCGGCGCAAGCTCTCCTTTGCCGGCCACGTCTCCGTCAATGTCGTGCTCGATAACCGCTATGATTTCCTCGGCGATCCGGTCGTCGTACCGATTGGACTTCCGGAATTCGACGACGAGGGCGAGGACATGGGCGATACGCTCTACGATGCCGTGCTCGGCGCCGTGGAAAGCATCCCTCGGGCGAAGCGGAAGGATCTCGCTATGTTGCAGGAAGCGGTTCGTCGTGCGGTGCGCAGTACCGCCAATCAGGTGTGGGGCAAGAAGCCGCTCGTCACGGTCTTTGTTACAAAAGTCTGA
- the mce gene encoding methylmalonyl-CoA epimerase, whose protein sequence is MLGRVNHVAIAVPDLAAAAESYRATLGANITEPQALPEHGVTVVFVTLPNTKVELLEPLGEASPIAAFLAKNPAGGMHHICYEVTDIIAARDRLKAAGARVLGDGTPKIGAHGKPVLFLHPKDFQGTLIELEEV, encoded by the coding sequence ATGCTGGGAAGGGTAAATCACGTCGCGATCGCCGTGCCGGATTTGGCGGCGGCAGCTGAAAGTTATCGTGCGACGCTCGGTGCAAACATCACCGAGCCGCAGGCGCTCCCCGAACACGGTGTCACGGTCGTGTTCGTAACGCTCCCGAACACCAAGGTGGAACTGCTGGAACCCCTGGGCGAGGCATCCCCGATTGCCGCCTTCCTTGCGAAAAACCCGGCCGGCGGCATGCACCACATTTGTTATGAGGTGACAGACATCATAGCGGCTCGCGACCGGTTGAAGGCGGCGGGTGCGCGAGTCCTCGGCGATGGAACGCCGAAAATCGGCGCCCATGGCAAACCGGTCCTCTTCCTGCATCCCAAGGACTTTCAGGGCACCCTGATCGAACTGGAAGAGGTGTGA
- a CDS encoding DUF1467 family protein, which yields MSAFSTLAIYFIIWWLTLFAVLPLGVRTQAEENDIVPGSVESAPARFRALRVVLLTTVIAAAIHLGWYIVSVKLGYGIDSIPRFAPEFY from the coding sequence ATGTCCGCTTTTTCGACCCTTGCCATCTACTTCATCATCTGGTGGCTGACGCTCTTTGCCGTTCTGCCGCTCGGAGTGCGGACGCAAGCGGAGGAAAACGACATTGTTCCTGGCAGTGTCGAAAGCGCTCCGGCGCGGTTTCGTGCATTGCGCGTCGTGCTGCTGACGACTGTCATCGCTGCTGCCATTCATCTCGGTTGGTACATCGTTTCGGTCAAACTGGGATACGGGATCGATTCCATCCCGCGGTTCGCACCGGAGTTTTACTGA
- the proS gene encoding proline--tRNA ligase codes for MRLSRFFMPILKENPKEAEIVSHRLMLRTGMVRQQSAGIYTWLPLGKRVLDKVNAIIREEQNRSGAIELLMPTLQSAELWQESGRYDAYGKEMLRIKDRQDRPMLYGPTNEEMITDVFRSYVKSYRDLPLNLYHIQLKFRDEIRPRFGTMRSREFLMKDAYSFDLDREGAEHAYNRMFAAYLRTFARMGLRAIPMRADTGPIGGNLSHEFIILADTGESEVFCHKDFLGFDIPGEDTNFDDVAGLKAIFEKWTSRYAATSEMHDEAAFDAVPEGERLSARGIEVGHIFYFGTKYSEAMGAKVLGPDGKEHTVHMGSYGIGPTRLVPAIIEASHDENGIIWPKSIAPFDVVVINMKAGDAACDAASGTLYSGLGKAGFDVLLDDTDDRAGAKFATADLIGVPVQIIVGPRSVANGEVEVKDRKTGEREMMTIEAAINKLAATR; via the coding sequence ATGCGCCTGTCCCGCTTTTTCATGCCCATCTTGAAGGAAAATCCGAAGGAAGCGGAAATCGTTTCCCACCGCCTCATGCTGCGGACGGGCATGGTCCGCCAGCAATCTGCCGGCATCTACACATGGCTGCCGCTTGGCAAGCGCGTGCTCGACAAGGTCAACGCGATCATTCGCGAAGAGCAGAACCGCTCCGGCGCGATCGAGCTCCTGATGCCGACGCTGCAGTCGGCGGAGTTGTGGCAGGAGAGCGGGCGCTACGATGCCTATGGCAAGGAGATGCTGCGCATCAAGGACCGGCAGGACCGGCCGATGCTCTATGGCCCGACGAACGAGGAGATGATCACGGACGTGTTCCGCTCCTACGTGAAGTCCTATCGTGACCTGCCGCTCAATCTCTATCACATTCAGTTGAAGTTCCGTGACGAGATCCGTCCGCGTTTCGGCACGATGCGCTCGCGCGAGTTCCTGATGAAGGATGCCTATTCCTTCGATCTTGATCGCGAAGGGGCGGAGCACGCCTATAACCGGATGTTTGCCGCCTATTTGCGCACCTTCGCCCGCATGGGCCTGCGTGCCATCCCGATGCGCGCCGATACCGGTCCGATCGGCGGCAATCTCAGCCACGAGTTCATCATCCTTGCCGACACTGGTGAATCCGAAGTCTTCTGCCACAAGGACTTCCTCGGTTTCGACATTCCGGGAGAGGATACCAATTTTGACGACGTCGCCGGCCTGAAGGCGATCTTCGAGAAGTGGACGTCGCGTTATGCGGCAACCTCGGAAATGCATGACGAGGCGGCCTTCGACGCTGTTCCCGAGGGCGAGCGCCTGTCGGCGCGCGGCATTGAGGTCGGCCACATCTTCTACTTCGGCACAAAGTATTCCGAAGCGATGGGCGCGAAGGTACTCGGACCGGACGGCAAGGAGCACACCGTGCACATGGGCTCCTACGGGATCGGACCGACCCGTCTCGTGCCCGCGATCATCGAGGCGTCGCACGACGAAAACGGCATCATCTGGCCGAAGTCGATCGCGCCGTTCGATGTCGTCGTCATCAACATGAAAGCGGGTGATGCCGCTTGCGATGCGGCCAGCGGCACGCTCTACTCGGGACTCGGGAAGGCTGGATTCGACGTGCTTCTGGACGATACCGATGATCGCGCCGGTGCGAAGTTTGCGACCGCCGACCTTATTGGTGTTCCGGTTCAGATCATCGTCGGACCGCGTTCGGTTGCGAACGGCGAAGTCGAGGTCAAGGACCGCAAGACCGGCGAGCGCGAGATGATGACGATCGAAGCCGCGATCAACAAGCTGGCTGCGACGAGATAA
- a CDS encoding lipoprotein-releasing ABC transporter permease subunit codes for MMAAATEDQVQAAAQSGVPSSRPFSAFERMVAWRYLRSRRKEAFISVIAGFSFIGIMLGVATLIIVMAVMNGFRTELISRILGMNGHIIVQPLDGPLTNYAELANKFSAVPGVTMAIPMVEGQVLAQGYGDASTGALVRGVRADDLSKLKSISEHIQSGDLVGFASGSGVAIGSRMAEQLGIRVGGTITLTSPNGDVTPMGMNPRVKAYTVSAIFEIGMSEYDATIVFMPLEEAQLYFNAEGLVQSIEIFAEHPDAVDALRKPIEDAAGRQIFITDWRDRNKTFFSALEVERNVMFMILTLIVLVAALNIISGLIMLVKDKGSDIAILRTMGATSGSVMRIFFMTGAAIGVAGTIAGVLLGVVVCLNIESIRQFFSWASGTTLFNPELYFLSQLPADMNADETIAVVVMAIALSFLATIFPAWRASRLDPVQALRYE; via the coding sequence ATGATGGCCGCGGCGACGGAAGACCAGGTGCAGGCTGCTGCTCAGTCTGGGGTGCCTTCCAGCCGTCCCTTTTCCGCGTTCGAGCGCATGGTGGCCTGGCGCTATCTGCGCTCGCGACGGAAGGAAGCCTTCATCTCGGTGATCGCCGGCTTTTCCTTCATCGGCATCATGCTGGGTGTCGCGACGCTGATCATCGTCATGGCGGTGATGAACGGATTCCGCACCGAACTCATTTCCCGGATCCTCGGCATGAACGGTCATATCATCGTGCAACCGCTCGATGGCCCGCTGACCAACTATGCCGAGCTGGCCAACAAGTTTTCGGCCGTACCGGGTGTGACCATGGCGATCCCGATGGTCGAGGGACAGGTTCTCGCCCAGGGCTACGGTGACGCGTCGACAGGCGCCCTCGTTCGAGGGGTCCGTGCCGACGACCTCTCGAAGCTGAAATCCATCTCCGAGCACATTCAGTCCGGCGATTTGGTCGGCTTTGCGTCCGGCAGCGGTGTCGCAATCGGTTCGCGCATGGCCGAACAATTGGGGATCCGTGTCGGCGGCACGATCACGCTGACCTCGCCGAATGGCGATGTGACACCCATGGGCATGAACCCGCGTGTCAAGGCCTATACCGTCTCGGCGATCTTCGAAATCGGCATGTCGGAATATGACGCAACGATCGTCTTCATGCCGCTCGAGGAGGCGCAGCTTTACTTCAATGCCGAGGGTCTCGTCCAATCGATCGAAATTTTCGCCGAGCATCCGGACGCGGTCGATGCCTTGCGCAAGCCTATTGAAGATGCGGCCGGCCGGCAGATCTTCATCACCGACTGGCGCGATCGCAACAAAACCTTCTTCTCCGCGCTCGAGGTCGAGCGCAACGTTATGTTCATGATCCTGACGCTGATCGTGCTGGTGGCGGCCTTGAACATCATTTCCGGTCTCATCATGCTGGTGAAGGACAAGGGCAGCGACATTGCGATCCTCAGAACGATGGGCGCGACGTCCGGATCGGTGATGCGCATCTTCTTCATGACCGGGGCCGCCATCGGGGTTGCCGGCACGATCGCCGGCGTGCTCCTCGGCGTCGTCGTCTGCCTCAATATCGAATCGATTCGCCAGTTCTTCTCGTGGGCTTCGGGGACGACGCTCTTCAATCCGGAGCTCTATTTCCTGAGCCAGCTTCCCGCCGATATGAATGCGGACGAAACGATCGCCGTCGTCGTCATGGCAATCGCCCTTTCCTTCCTTGCCACGATCTTCCCGGCCTGGCGTGCGTCGCGCCTCGATCCGGTGCAGGCCCTGCGGTACGAATAA
- a CDS encoding ABC transporter ATP-binding protein, whose amino-acid sequence MNARVALQLSGIERHYGEGETYLPILKGVDFTLRSGETVALVAPSGTGKSTLLHVAGLLEHPDAGEVVVNGLACNGLSDDRRTAIRRKEIGFVYQFHHLLPEFSALENIMMPQLIAGLPKAEAAKRAAALLDYMRIGHRGSHRPAELSGGEQQRVAIARGVANAPLVLLADEPTGNLDPETAGYVFEAMEALARQSGLAALIATHNHELASLMDRRVTIEDGKVVELK is encoded by the coding sequence ATGAATGCGCGTGTGGCACTGCAGCTCTCTGGCATCGAGCGGCATTACGGAGAGGGCGAGACCTACCTGCCGATCCTCAAGGGGGTAGATTTCACGCTGCGAAGCGGCGAGACCGTCGCGCTCGTGGCGCCCTCCGGGACCGGCAAGTCGACGCTCCTACATGTCGCCGGCCTGCTCGAGCACCCCGACGCAGGCGAGGTCGTCGTGAACGGATTGGCTTGCAACGGGCTCAGCGACGACCGGCGCACGGCGATCCGGCGCAAGGAGATCGGGTTCGTCTATCAGTTCCACCATCTCCTGCCGGAATTCTCGGCGCTGGAGAACATCATGATGCCGCAACTGATCGCCGGCCTTCCGAAGGCGGAAGCGGCGAAGAGAGCCGCCGCATTGCTCGACTATATGCGTATCGGCCACCGTGGCAGCCATCGGCCGGCCGAGCTCTCCGGTGGCGAGCAGCAGCGTGTCGCCATCGCCCGCGGCGTGGCCAATGCGCCGCTCGTTCTCCTGGCCGATGAGCCGACCGGCAATCTCGATCCCGAGACCGCCGGTTATGTGTTCGAGGCGATGGAGGCGCTGGCGCGCCAGTCGGGACTTGCGGCACTAATTGCGACGCACAACCATGAACTCGCCTCCCTCATGGACCGCCGTGTAACGATCGAGGACGGGAAGGTCGTCGAACTGAAGTAG
- a CDS encoding DUF5680 domain-containing protein, translated as MFSIEELTDFIVEAKSKTYVGDGAALPACRPGSRDIGHQRGAWRYLDSYFGGTDFAGQEAVWHDGNPRWAMNYFGRITRPDLIDARRAGAVIKAALRTMYNDKRHFLGGMEYQHAYGCYIDSSRGGTDHFSGREVIFVDGEEAYELDYRGGLIVP; from the coding sequence ATGTTCAGCATCGAGGAACTCACCGACTTTATTGTCGAGGCGAAATCGAAGACCTATGTCGGCGACGGAGCTGCACTTCCCGCCTGCAGGCCCGGCTCGCGCGATATTGGGCACCAGCGCGGCGCGTGGCGTTATCTCGACAGCTATTTCGGCGGAACGGATTTTGCCGGCCAGGAAGCTGTCTGGCACGATGGCAACCCGCGCTGGGCGATGAATTATTTCGGCCGCATCACTCGTCCGGATTTGATCGATGCGCGACGGGCCGGCGCCGTCATCAAGGCGGCATTACGGACGATGTATAACGACAAGCGCCATTTCCTCGGCGGTATGGAATACCAGCACGCCTATGGTTGCTATATCGACAGCAGCCGCGGCGGCACCGATCACTTTTCCGGACGCGAGGTCATTTTCGTCGATGGCGAAGAAGCCTACGAGCTCGATTATCGCGGCGGACTCATCGTCCCCTGA